A genomic region of Spea bombifrons isolate aSpeBom1 chromosome 9, aSpeBom1.2.pri, whole genome shotgun sequence contains the following coding sequences:
- the GNG2 gene encoding guanine nucleotide-binding protein G(I)/G(S)/G(O) subunit gamma-2 yields MASNNTASIAQARKLVEQLKMEANIDRIKVSKAAADLMAYCEAHAKEDPLLTPVPASENPFREKKFFCAIL; encoded by the exons ATGGCCAGCAATAACACAGCCAGTATAGCCCAAGCCAGGAAGCTTGTAGAACAGCTGAAAATGGAAGCCAATATCGACAGAATAAAG GTATCAAAAGCAGCTGCTGATTTGATGGCGTATTGTGAAGCCCATGCCAAGGAAGACCCTCTACTGACCCCAGTGCCTGCATCAGAAAATCCATTTAGAGAGAAGAAGTTTTTCTGTGCCATCCTGTAA